From a single Rhodococcus qingshengii JCM 15477 genomic region:
- a CDS encoding ABC transporter permease: MTAVVTGGSAGVRTAKVAETKKRSSARRSKIVKATLMYAASAAIGLGIWSFLAWWYGPTTIASPAEVWSAAQELWESGVLWSSITASGQRILIGWFLGVVIGAPVGILMGRISIVRQLLDPYIEFFRFIPPIAFVTLAVVWFGIGETSKVVLIFYTSVFIVTVSTIAATVAISENKLQAAANLGANKLQIMKTVVLPSSIPGIVTGARLAMGNSFLTIVSAEIVAADQGIGSMIWQARNYGRIDWTFVGIIVLGIMGFIFDRILRILSSRYLARYGVK; the protein is encoded by the coding sequence GTGACGGCTGTAGTGACCGGTGGTTCAGCCGGTGTGAGAACAGCGAAGGTGGCGGAGACAAAAAAGCGTTCGTCGGCGCGGCGATCCAAGATTGTCAAAGCGACGCTGATGTATGCAGCCTCAGCGGCAATCGGTTTGGGCATCTGGTCGTTCCTGGCGTGGTGGTACGGGCCGACCACCATTGCGTCACCGGCCGAAGTATGGTCGGCGGCACAGGAACTGTGGGAGAGCGGCGTTCTGTGGTCGTCGATCACCGCATCGGGTCAGCGAATTCTCATCGGCTGGTTCCTGGGTGTCGTGATCGGTGCTCCCGTCGGAATTCTGATGGGCCGCATTTCCATCGTGCGACAGCTCCTCGATCCGTACATCGAGTTCTTCCGGTTCATTCCGCCTATTGCGTTTGTCACTCTCGCCGTCGTCTGGTTCGGCATCGGTGAGACGTCGAAGGTTGTTCTGATCTTCTACACCTCGGTATTCATCGTCACGGTCAGCACGATTGCCGCGACTGTAGCGATCAGCGAGAACAAACTGCAGGCAGCGGCAAATCTTGGTGCCAACAAACTTCAGATCATGAAGACGGTGGTCTTGCCGTCGTCGATCCCCGGCATCGTCACGGGCGCTCGCCTGGCGATGGGCAACAGCTTCCTCACCATCGTGTCGGCGGAGATCGTCGCCGCCGACCAGGGTATCGGTTCGATGATCTGGCAGGCTCGAAACTACGGCCGGATCGACTGGACGTTCGTCGGCATCATCGTCCTGGGCATCATGGGCTTCATCTTCGACCGGATTCTCCGCATTCTGTCCTCGCGGTACCTCGCCCGTTACGGCGTCAAATAG
- a CDS encoding ABC transporter substrate-binding protein: MASLSKFGRTALVSAALLLTVATGACSRPATQSTADSAGSGPLRIAVGIDASYAPFFVADQEGMFDAAGLDVELVQFGRGGEAVDALSTGQVQIAGSSDTTTIAQLRQNPSLRAMYSYEASGDYIKVVLRNGVDSPAAIKKMGIVPGLSQISTDKYLAANSIAPGSVEMISATPTDMPALLSRGDIDGFVLWEPWPATALDQGTGHVVAVTGDYGWFYHHWAITTAPWLSANEETARTVAKVLDEATRKVESDPGVAASATKAAVNVSEDQTIAAVDEIDFAVVNLEAADVESAQSIVDFYKSIGVLSDQPDLESAMLLDWYKDGAQ, from the coding sequence ATGGCCTCGCTGTCAAAGTTTGGAAGGACTGCTCTTGTTTCGGCTGCGCTGCTGCTGACCGTTGCAACCGGCGCATGCAGCCGCCCGGCGACGCAAAGCACAGCTGATTCTGCCGGAAGTGGACCACTGCGTATCGCAGTCGGAATCGATGCTTCCTACGCTCCGTTCTTCGTAGCGGATCAGGAAGGCATGTTCGACGCTGCCGGTTTGGACGTCGAACTCGTCCAGTTCGGTCGTGGTGGCGAGGCCGTCGACGCACTCTCGACCGGGCAGGTCCAGATCGCCGGTAGCTCCGATACGACAACGATCGCCCAGTTGCGTCAGAATCCGTCGTTGCGCGCGATGTACTCGTACGAGGCGTCGGGTGACTACATCAAGGTCGTGCTGCGTAACGGTGTCGACTCACCGGCTGCGATCAAGAAGATGGGCATCGTCCCGGGTCTCAGCCAGATTTCGACGGACAAGTACCTCGCTGCCAACTCCATTGCCCCCGGTTCGGTCGAGATGATCTCGGCGACCCCGACGGACATGCCCGCACTGCTCAGTCGCGGCGACATCGACGGGTTTGTCCTGTGGGAGCCGTGGCCGGCCACCGCCCTGGATCAGGGAACCGGCCACGTGGTGGCAGTAACCGGAGACTACGGCTGGTTCTATCATCATTGGGCGATCACGACGGCTCCGTGGTTGTCGGCCAACGAAGAGACAGCGCGAACCGTCGCGAAGGTGCTCGACGAGGCAACGCGCAAGGTCGAGTCGGATCCGGGCGTGGCAGCGTCCGCGACCAAGGCGGCTGTGAACGTCAGCGAGGATCAGACTATTGCCGCGGTGGACGAGATCGACTTCGCCGTGGTGAATCTCGAAGCTGCGGATGTCGAGTCGGCTCAGTCGATCGTAGATTTCTACAAGTCGATCGGTGTTCTCAGCGACCAGCCGGATCTCGAATCGGCAATGCTTCTGGATTGGTACAAGGATGGTGCACAGTGA
- a CDS encoding ABC transporter ATP-binding protein: MSIATSGSTTSSTNSAGTAGPGKKNTGVAIDVVDLGISFGAAEIVAGIDMHVQPGEFVCLLGPSGCGKSTLLSSMAGFVEPSAGEIVCDGDVVAGSNRHAGMVFQSSEALFEWMTVSQNVAYGPRMRGANRSEQASIAAEYLAMVGLPHAGAKFPSQLSGGMRQRVQIVRVLANQPSLVLMDEPFGALDAQTRQVLQTELDRIWRHTRCTVVFVTHDIDEALTLADRVIVMSAGPRARIKSVYEVNAARPRDRNDPEVIELYEKLRDDIRAEVVASLRNQGIEEDEL, encoded by the coding sequence GTGAGTATCGCAACAAGTGGTTCAACGACCAGCTCGACGAATAGCGCGGGGACAGCCGGCCCCGGCAAGAAGAACACCGGTGTTGCCATCGACGTGGTCGACCTCGGAATCAGCTTCGGCGCGGCGGAGATCGTCGCCGGAATCGACATGCACGTGCAGCCAGGTGAATTCGTCTGTCTGCTCGGTCCGAGTGGCTGCGGCAAGTCGACGCTGCTGTCGTCCATGGCCGGCTTCGTGGAACCCAGCGCCGGCGAGATCGTGTGCGACGGAGATGTCGTCGCCGGCAGTAACCGCCACGCCGGCATGGTGTTTCAGAGCTCCGAAGCGTTGTTCGAATGGATGACCGTGAGCCAGAACGTGGCCTACGGCCCCAGGATGCGTGGAGCGAACCGCAGCGAGCAGGCGAGTATCGCGGCCGAGTACCTCGCGATGGTCGGCTTGCCCCACGCGGGTGCGAAGTTCCCCTCGCAGCTGTCCGGCGGTATGCGGCAACGTGTTCAGATCGTACGAGTTCTTGCCAACCAGCCGTCGTTGGTTCTCATGGACGAGCCGTTCGGTGCGTTGGACGCTCAGACTCGTCAGGTTCTGCAGACCGAACTCGACCGTATCTGGCGGCACACCCGCTGCACCGTGGTATTCGTGACTCACGATATCGACGAGGCACTGACGTTGGCTGACCGTGTGATCGTGATGTCGGCCGGCCCGCGGGCCCGGATCAAGAGCGTCTACGAGGTCAATGCGGCTCGTCCGCGAGACCGCAACGATCCCGAGGTGATCGAGCTCTACGAGAAGCTGCGGGACGACATTCGGGCAGAAGTGGTTGCGTCGCTGCGGAACCAAGGCATTGAGGAGGACGAGCTGTGA
- a CDS encoding alpha/beta fold hydrolase has protein sequence MAGGLQLGYVDSSFGQLHYAQQGSGEAILLLHQAPRSWDEFREFIPLLADDFRVVAMDMPGYGNSAPVPGPQTIETYARGAWELLDTLGVDRVTVIGHHTGAAVALEMAASRPERVHAAVLSSCPWTDRNYREGHSGPGGIDCVDRAADGSHLTRLWEMRRPYYPEPGTALLDRFIRDALAYRVDPAEGHKACARYVMEARVGSVTAPVLLIGAQKDPFSMPNIAPLRAHLTGAAVVETEIVESGTVALVEEHAPQIASAVRMFLENYAGRRPV, from the coding sequence ATGGCTGGCGGCCTGCAACTCGGATACGTTGATTCGTCTTTCGGGCAATTGCATTACGCGCAGCAAGGTTCGGGTGAGGCGATTCTCCTGCTTCATCAGGCGCCCCGGTCGTGGGACGAGTTCCGCGAGTTCATTCCACTCCTTGCCGACGACTTCCGCGTTGTCGCGATGGACATGCCGGGGTACGGCAACAGTGCTCCGGTGCCCGGCCCGCAGACCATCGAGACCTATGCGCGAGGCGCGTGGGAATTGCTCGACACCCTGGGCGTCGATCGAGTCACGGTCATCGGTCACCACACCGGTGCGGCAGTGGCGCTCGAGATGGCGGCATCACGCCCCGAGAGGGTGCACGCTGCCGTGCTCTCGTCGTGCCCGTGGACCGACCGCAACTACCGCGAGGGGCACTCGGGACCCGGTGGGATCGACTGCGTCGACCGGGCCGCAGACGGTAGCCATCTCACCAGGCTGTGGGAGATGCGTCGCCCCTACTACCCCGAACCAGGCACCGCACTGCTCGACAGGTTCATCCGAGACGCGCTTGCCTACCGGGTAGATCCGGCGGAGGGGCACAAAGCCTGCGCCCGCTACGTCATGGAGGCGAGAGTCGGTTCGGTGACTGCGCCGGTTTTGCTGATCGGCGCGCAGAAGGATCCCTTCTCGATGCCTAACATTGCGCCGTTGCGTGCACACCTGACGGGTGCGGCAGTGGTGGAAACGGAGATCGTCGAATCGGGGACCGTCGCACTCGTCGAGGAGCACGCTCCGCAGATTGCATCCGCCGTCCGCATGTTTCTGGAGAATTACGCAGGTAGGCGCCCCGTGTAA
- a CDS encoding class II aldolase/adducin family protein, with protein MNHPLSNAEQAGIPGPPEFTDIESERRRRKTAVIGGYRILSKFGLDEGISGHITARDPEDPETFWTAPFGRHFSQVQPEELLHVASDGAVISGDGPLNRAAFVIHSKVHEARPDVIGAVHAHGLNGKAFSSLHTRLAPITQDACAFHEDHSIYEEYHGVALDEEEGIRIADALGSNKAVILTNHGHLTVGTSVESAVWWYVSMERSMQAELTARAAGDPVVLHEKIAAQTYEAVGTEKVGWFAYSTIIQKIAADEPEVFAH; from the coding sequence ATGAATCACCCGCTGAGCAATGCCGAGCAGGCCGGAATTCCGGGACCGCCCGAGTTCACCGATATCGAGAGTGAGCGGCGTCGTCGCAAGACCGCTGTCATCGGCGGGTATCGGATTTTGTCGAAATTCGGTTTGGACGAGGGAATCTCGGGACATATCACCGCCCGAGACCCAGAAGATCCGGAGACTTTCTGGACTGCGCCGTTCGGGCGGCACTTCTCCCAGGTTCAGCCGGAGGAATTGCTGCATGTGGCGTCGGACGGCGCGGTCATTTCCGGAGACGGACCGCTCAACCGAGCAGCGTTTGTCATCCACAGCAAGGTTCACGAGGCTCGTCCCGACGTCATCGGAGCTGTTCACGCTCACGGTTTGAACGGTAAGGCGTTCTCCTCGCTGCACACCCGCCTAGCGCCGATCACTCAGGACGCGTGCGCCTTTCACGAGGATCACTCGATCTACGAGGAGTATCACGGGGTGGCGCTGGACGAAGAGGAGGGGATTCGCATCGCGGATGCCCTCGGATCGAACAAGGCCGTGATCCTCACCAACCACGGTCATCTGACCGTCGGAACTTCCGTGGAGAGCGCAGTGTGGTGGTATGTGTCGATGGAGCGGTCGATGCAGGCGGAGTTGACGGCGCGAGCCGCCGGTGATCCGGTTGTCCTGCACGAGAAGATCGCGGCGCAGACCTACGAAGCAGTCGGCACCGAGAAGGTGGGGTGGTTTGCGTACTCGACCATCATCCAGAAGATCGCAGCAGACGAACCCGAGGTATTCGCGCACTGA
- a CDS encoding IclR family transcriptional regulator produces MAAPQQSVGFGSVLPIASETTAASQPAGELSSVLGKARMILDAFDTDHSDLSLTELTRRSGVAKATVHRLAGELVEWGLLERAGTKYRLGLRLFELGQLVPRQRILRDAALPYMEDLLLATQETVHFAVRDGIDVLYIEKIIGHRGLNQQSRVAGRLPLYCTATGKIILAFSPQSVFDEVVEQGFTALTSRTTMSVSVLRQQTERMRKEQLAVEVEETRLGYMSVAVPVFSGPRTLAGALSVTAPTARLNVSRITGALRTAGAGITRKLHAMKCTHSPSDPLALRTICSPVMCSFNGCGK; encoded by the coding sequence ATGGCCGCTCCACAACAATCCGTCGGGTTCGGATCCGTACTACCCATCGCGTCGGAAACGACCGCTGCATCGCAGCCTGCAGGTGAACTGTCCTCGGTCCTGGGCAAGGCTCGAATGATCTTGGACGCTTTCGACACCGACCACAGTGACCTGTCTCTGACGGAGCTCACCCGGCGCAGTGGGGTCGCGAAAGCGACGGTTCACCGGTTGGCCGGCGAGCTGGTCGAGTGGGGATTGCTCGAGCGCGCGGGTACCAAGTACCGGCTCGGCCTGCGATTGTTCGAGCTGGGCCAATTGGTGCCGCGTCAGCGGATTCTGCGCGACGCGGCGCTGCCGTACATGGAGGACCTACTGCTGGCGACGCAGGAGACGGTTCACTTTGCGGTTCGTGACGGCATCGACGTCCTCTACATCGAGAAGATCATCGGACACCGCGGGCTCAATCAGCAGTCGCGGGTGGCCGGTCGGCTCCCGCTGTACTGCACCGCCACCGGCAAGATCATCCTTGCCTTCTCCCCGCAATCGGTCTTCGACGAGGTAGTCGAGCAGGGTTTCACCGCCTTGACCAGTCGAACGACGATGTCCGTCAGCGTGCTGCGCCAGCAAACCGAGCGGATGCGTAAGGAACAACTCGCGGTGGAGGTCGAGGAGACACGGCTCGGGTACATGAGCGTCGCAGTGCCGGTGTTCAGCGGCCCGCGCACTCTGGCCGGCGCGTTGTCTGTGACAGCGCCGACGGCTCGCCTCAACGTCAGCCGCATCACCGGGGCCCTGCGCACTGCCGGCGCCGGAATCACCCGAAAACTTCATGCCATGAAGTGCACACATTCGCCGAGCGACCCGCTGGCTCTGCGCACGATCTGCAGTCCGGTGATGTGTTCGTTCAACGGTTGCGGCAAGTAG
- a CDS encoding NAD(P)/FAD-dependent oxidoreductase: MNKTSSTATDNEIGVDILIIGAGPAGLYGAYYAGFRGLSVAVIDALAEPGGQVSAMYPEKAILDIAGFPSVKGRNLIEGLMAQAAPFDPVYLLGMQARELSHDDDGRVRITTSTGQVVVAGAVVITGGIGTFTPRPLAKGSEFMDRGLSYFVPDLSAHTGKDVVIVGGGDSAFDWAVHLEPIAKSVTLVHRRDRFRAHKSTVAKVQESSVQVLVNADVSAVRGNGWIGEVDITHKQDKSTSTLPAQSVIAALGFTADLGPMMEWGIEIDNRHIAVNTRMETNVPRVYAAGDITDYPGKVRLIAVGFGEAATAVNNAAAVLDPEAEIFPGHSTEQES; encoded by the coding sequence GTGAACAAAACGTCTTCCACGGCGACCGACAACGAGATCGGCGTCGATATTCTGATCATTGGTGCCGGCCCCGCCGGGCTGTACGGCGCGTACTACGCAGGCTTCCGCGGCCTCTCGGTTGCCGTGATCGATGCCCTTGCGGAACCGGGGGGACAGGTCAGTGCGATGTACCCGGAGAAGGCGATCCTCGACATCGCGGGATTCCCTTCGGTCAAGGGACGCAACCTCATCGAGGGTTTGATGGCGCAGGCTGCCCCGTTCGATCCGGTGTACCTTCTGGGCATGCAGGCTCGTGAGCTGTCGCATGACGACGACGGCCGGGTGCGGATCACCACCAGCACGGGCCAGGTCGTGGTGGCCGGCGCGGTTGTCATCACCGGCGGCATCGGAACCTTCACCCCGCGTCCGTTGGCGAAGGGTTCGGAGTTCATGGATCGGGGGCTGAGTTACTTCGTCCCGGATTTGTCGGCGCACACCGGGAAAGACGTTGTCATCGTCGGTGGCGGCGACAGCGCGTTCGACTGGGCCGTTCACCTGGAACCGATTGCCAAGTCCGTCACCCTGGTTCACCGGCGAGATCGTTTCCGCGCGCACAAATCCACAGTCGCCAAGGTGCAGGAAAGCAGTGTCCAGGTTCTCGTCAACGCCGATGTCTCGGCGGTACGTGGAAACGGGTGGATCGGCGAGGTCGACATCACCCACAAACAAGACAAGAGCACGTCCACGCTGCCCGCTCAATCCGTCATCGCTGCGTTGGGATTCACGGCCGACCTCGGTCCGATGATGGAGTGGGGAATCGAGATCGACAATCGCCACATCGCGGTGAACACACGGATGGAGACGAATGTTCCGCGTGTGTATGCCGCCGGGGACATCACGGACTATCCCGGCAAGGTCCGCTTGATCGCCGTCGGTTTCGGCGAGGCCGCGACTGCGGTGAACAACGCTGCGGCAGTGCTGGATCCGGAAGCAGAAATCTTCCCTGGACACTCCACCGAACAGGAGAGCTAG
- a CDS encoding AMP-binding protein, which translates to MPHDAHAIPRSLPDLIRRRALERPEHPALVVDGITVTYRELRDRAASMGADLRNHGVGRGERVAALSGNRIELADLVLGCAWIGAVVVPLNTALRADSVAGALEQAGVQRILVSPEYSGAVAGFDGTVWVMGEQCVPTAGSHPGCEPETLDPLDLAAILFTSGTTGLPRGVRCPHAQFLQWGKGVGASLGLTGDDVLYNCLPLFHTNALNAFVQSLWAGSTFFLGQRFSVRNHWREVREIGATVDYLLGAMVAMLMNADPSPQDRQHSVHVALAPATPAHLIEPFAQRFGVELVDGFGSTETNLVIGTLPGDRRAGYMGRVMSGYDAAVVNDGTAAADGEPGELVVRSTIPGACSLGYLGEEIPATESWIQTGDRVIREADGWFRFVDRIKDVIRRRGENISGAEVETVLALHPSVGQVAVFPVPSDLAEDDVMATVILRPGVSFDPISILEFSQQQLPYFALPRYIDVVDTLPLTETGKVQKAVLRERGVGPHTWDCEKSVFRARR; encoded by the coding sequence ATGCCCCACGACGCACATGCCATTCCGCGCTCGCTTCCGGATTTGATCCGGAGGCGAGCTTTGGAGCGTCCGGAGCACCCGGCGCTCGTCGTCGACGGGATCACGGTCACCTACCGCGAATTGCGGGATCGTGCAGCGTCGATGGGGGCGGATCTCCGTAATCACGGTGTCGGCCGTGGGGAGCGCGTGGCGGCACTGTCCGGCAACAGGATCGAACTGGCAGACCTTGTTCTCGGATGCGCGTGGATCGGTGCGGTTGTCGTCCCACTCAATACGGCCCTCCGAGCCGACAGTGTTGCCGGCGCACTCGAACAGGCTGGTGTACAACGGATCCTGGTTTCACCCGAATACTCAGGCGCTGTAGCCGGATTCGACGGCACCGTGTGGGTCATGGGTGAACAGTGCGTCCCCACTGCCGGTTCGCATCCGGGCTGTGAGCCCGAGACCCTCGATCCGCTCGACCTGGCCGCGATACTCTTCACCTCCGGCACCACCGGTCTGCCCCGAGGCGTCCGATGCCCGCACGCGCAGTTCCTGCAGTGGGGCAAAGGCGTCGGCGCCTCACTCGGGCTCACCGGGGACGATGTGCTGTACAACTGCCTGCCGCTGTTTCACACCAATGCTCTCAATGCCTTTGTTCAGTCCCTTTGGGCCGGGTCTACTTTTTTCCTGGGACAACGCTTTTCGGTCCGCAATCATTGGCGCGAAGTTCGCGAGATCGGCGCAACTGTCGACTACCTACTGGGTGCGATGGTGGCCATGTTGATGAACGCGGACCCATCGCCGCAAGACCGACAGCACAGCGTCCACGTGGCACTTGCCCCCGCAACACCGGCTCATCTGATCGAACCGTTTGCCCAGAGATTCGGTGTAGAACTCGTGGACGGATTCGGAAGTACCGAAACCAATCTCGTGATCGGCACACTTCCGGGAGATCGGCGGGCCGGGTACATGGGGCGGGTGATGAGTGGCTACGACGCCGCAGTCGTCAACGACGGTACTGCGGCCGCAGACGGGGAGCCCGGCGAACTGGTGGTCCGCAGCACGATCCCCGGCGCCTGTTCACTGGGCTATCTGGGCGAGGAGATTCCGGCGACGGAGAGTTGGATACAGACCGGTGACAGGGTGATTCGGGAAGCAGACGGCTGGTTCCGATTTGTCGATCGCATCAAAGACGTGATTCGGCGCCGCGGTGAAAATATTTCCGGGGCCGAAGTGGAAACCGTTCTGGCGTTGCATCCGTCGGTCGGTCAGGTTGCCGTCTTCCCGGTACCGTCGGATCTGGCCGAGGACGACGTCATGGCAACTGTAATACTGCGCCCCGGAGTATCTTTCGACCCCATTTCGATTCTGGAGTTCTCCCAGCAACAGCTGCCGTACTTTGCACTTCCCCGGTACATCGACGTCGTGGACACGTTGCCACTCACCGAAACCGGCAAGGTACAGAAAGCAGTGCTACGTGAGAGGGGCGTCGGCCCACACACCTGGGACTGCGAGAAGAGCGTGTTCCGCGCCCGGCGATAG
- a CDS encoding DUF362 domain-containing protein — protein sequence MAFVIGEACIDYTDRSCMEECPVDCIYEGDRKLYINPNECIDCGACELACPVEAITVDRKADPDFKEDNKRFFLEVLPTRSEPVGNPGGSAKIDIVGVDTPMVAAF from the coding sequence ATGGCATTTGTCATCGGTGAAGCATGCATCGACTACACGGACCGATCGTGCATGGAAGAATGCCCCGTGGATTGCATCTACGAGGGTGATCGCAAGCTCTACATCAACCCGAACGAATGCATCGATTGCGGCGCTTGCGAATTGGCCTGCCCGGTGGAGGCGATCACCGTCGACCGGAAAGCAGACCCGGATTTCAAGGAAGACAACAAGCGCTTCTTCCTCGAGGTCTTGCCTACCCGTAGCGAGCCCGTCGGAAATCCGGGTGGTTCGGCAAAGATCGACATCGTCGGCGTCGATACCCCGATGGTTGCGGCGTTCTGA
- a CDS encoding quinone oxidoreductase family protein — protein sequence MRAARLHQFGTSPVIDDIDIPTRESGQTLVRIDAAALGHLDITVASGNFGVKPNLPHIGGTDGAATVIESDTYEPGTRLLVRGGGVGLFKNGCWAEYLVAADKAFTPFDPALSPAVAATFFLPSTTGYVAVNDIAAVAPGERVVVAGASGAVGSMAAQFALLAGASEVIGVVPREDQAALLPEGVRPVVGQGDELAGVVGSEPSVDAVIDTLGGDGLPHLLASVVPGGRAALIGYTLGKSLTLDLPNWLLSDVRILPVNMIRKTARQAELAPEMIRLLIEGKISVAVQEFPLDDIATALQLMGEGKVAGRAVVVP from the coding sequence ATGCGCGCGGCCCGACTCCATCAGTTCGGCACTTCACCGGTCATCGACGACATCGACATTCCCACACGTGAATCCGGTCAGACGCTCGTGCGCATCGACGCTGCCGCGCTCGGCCATCTCGACATCACCGTCGCGAGCGGAAACTTCGGAGTCAAGCCGAACCTGCCACATATCGGTGGAACAGACGGAGCGGCGACGGTAATCGAATCCGACACCTATGAGCCTGGCACCCGCCTTCTGGTCCGAGGCGGCGGAGTCGGACTGTTCAAGAACGGTTGCTGGGCTGAGTATCTGGTAGCGGCAGACAAGGCGTTCACACCCTTTGATCCCGCACTGTCGCCGGCCGTCGCCGCAACCTTCTTCCTGCCCAGCACAACCGGCTATGTTGCCGTCAACGACATTGCAGCCGTCGCTCCCGGCGAACGAGTTGTTGTCGCCGGAGCATCCGGCGCTGTCGGATCGATGGCAGCACAGTTCGCTCTGCTTGCCGGAGCGTCCGAGGTAATCGGTGTTGTACCGCGCGAAGATCAGGCTGCCTTGCTTCCGGAGGGTGTGCGTCCCGTCGTCGGGCAAGGCGACGAACTTGCCGGAGTGGTGGGATCCGAGCCTTCCGTCGACGCCGTGATCGACACGCTTGGCGGCGACGGCTTGCCGCACCTTCTGGCGAGTGTTGTCCCCGGTGGCCGGGCTGCCCTGATCGGATATACCTTGGGTAAGAGCCTCACCCTGGACTTGCCGAACTGGTTGCTCAGCGATGTCCGGATCCTGCCCGTCAACATGATTCGCAAGACTGCCCGGCAAGCCGAACTGGCACCTGAAATGATCCGGCTGCTCATCGAAGGCAAGATTTCCGTTGCAGTGCAGGAGTTTCCGCTGGATGACATCGCAACGGCACTGCAGTTGATGGGTGAGGGCAAGGTTGCCGGCCGGGCCGTCGTCGTACCCTGA